In a single window of the Thiohalophilus sp. genome:
- the cysE gene encoding serine O-acetyltransferase, translating to MFRRIKEDIQCVFERDPAARNTFEILTTYPGVHAVLLHRLSHALWNYHLKWLARVLSNLGRWVTGIEIHPGAQIGRRFFIDHGMGVVIGETAQIGDDCTLYHGVTLGGTTWRKGKRHPTLANNVVVGAGAKVIGPITLAEGVRVGSNAVVVKDVPAGATVVGIPGRVVAKAKPGPQDERRKAFAAKIGFDAYGTTQDMPDPVANAIDCMLDHIHAMDQQMETMCKSLKALGMEIEVPELPDLEVCDISSKDLKGPDEIGVADEPGEPEKS from the coding sequence ATGTTCAGACGGATTAAAGAAGACATTCAGTGCGTGTTCGAGCGGGATCCCGCTGCGCGCAATACCTTCGAGATACTGACCACCTACCCGGGAGTGCACGCGGTGCTGTTGCACCGTCTGAGCCATGCGCTGTGGAACTATCATCTCAAGTGGCTGGCGCGGGTGCTCTCCAATCTGGGCCGCTGGGTGACCGGGATCGAGATTCATCCCGGGGCGCAGATCGGCCGCCGTTTTTTTATCGATCACGGCATGGGGGTGGTGATTGGCGAGACCGCCCAAATCGGTGATGATTGCACCCTGTATCACGGCGTGACCCTGGGCGGCACGACCTGGCGGAAGGGTAAGCGCCATCCCACCCTGGCCAACAACGTGGTCGTCGGCGCCGGTGCCAAGGTGATCGGACCGATCACCCTGGCCGAGGGGGTACGGGTCGGTTCCAACGCGGTGGTGGTCAAGGACGTTCCGGCCGGGGCGACCGTCGTCGGTATTCCGGGACGGGTCGTGGCCAAGGCCAAACCGGGTCCTCAGGACGAGCGCCGCAAGGCCTTTGCCGCCAAAATCGGCTTCGACGCCTATGGCACCACCCAGGACATGCCCGATCCGGTTGCCAACGCCATCGATTGCATGCTGGACCACATTCACGCCATGGATCAGCAGATGGAGACCATGTGCAAGTCACTCAAGGCGCTCGGTATGGAGATCGAGGTCCCCGAGCTGCCCGATCTCGAGGTTTGCGATATCAGCAGCAAGGATCTGAAAGGCCCCGACGAGATCGGAGTTGCGGACGAACCGGGCGAACCAGAGAAGTCATGA
- the trmJ gene encoding tRNA (cytosine(32)/uridine(32)-2'-O)-methyltransferase TrmJ has protein sequence MSAKQDDALNTRLSRVRVVLVSTSHPGNIGAVARAMKNMGLTQLVLVNPAEFPSGEARARASGATDILEQARVVTSMEAAVAGCAVVLGASARLRSIPWPSLDPRAAADKVLDVVESADAALVFGRENNGLSNDELDRCNYLVHIPANPDYSSLNIAAATQVLVYELRMSLLEQAGRRDNRFHSDQPRATADELERLYKHLQQTLTELDFLKPSAPRQIMRRLRRLFGRAELDRMEINILRGILSAIQSRSRGEKTEESER, from the coding sequence ATGTCGGCAAAGCAGGACGATGCGCTCAACACCCGCCTGTCGCGGGTACGGGTGGTGCTGGTCAGCACCAGCCATCCGGGTAACATCGGTGCCGTGGCCCGGGCGATGAAAAATATGGGGCTGACGCAACTGGTACTGGTCAACCCGGCCGAATTCCCCAGCGGCGAGGCCCGGGCGCGGGCCTCGGGGGCGACCGATATTCTGGAACAGGCCCGGGTGGTGACCTCGATGGAGGCGGCCGTGGCCGGTTGTGCCGTGGTGCTGGGCGCCAGCGCCCGGCTGCGCAGTATTCCCTGGCCCAGCCTGGATCCGCGGGCCGCCGCCGACAAGGTCCTGGATGTGGTCGAGTCGGCGGATGCCGCGCTGGTGTTCGGACGCGAGAATAACGGCCTGAGTAATGACGAGCTGGATCGTTGCAACTACCTGGTGCATATCCCGGCCAATCCGGATTACAGCTCGCTGAACATCGCCGCCGCCACCCAGGTGCTGGTGTATGAACTGCGTATGAGTCTGCTGGAACAGGCGGGGCGGCGGGATAACCGCTTCCACAGCGATCAGCCGCGGGCCACGGCCGACGAACTGGAGCGGCTCTACAAGCATTTGCAACAGACCCTGACCGAGCTCGATTTTCTCAAGCCCAGTGCGCCACGGCAGATCATGCGCCGTCTGCGGCGGCTGTTTGGCCGGGCCGAGCTGGATCGCATGGAGATCAACATCCTGCGCGGCATTCTGAGCGCCATCCAGTCCCGAAGTCGCGGCGAAAAGACTGAAGAATCAGAGCGTTAA
- the suhB gene encoding inositol-1-monophosphatase, giving the protein MHPMLNIAVRAARDAGFIIARNADKVDTLTITEKADNDFVSEVDRRAEQAIIRTLHKAYPDHSILAEESGSHAGNDYEWVIDPLDGTTNFVHNFPQYAVSIALRHKNRLEQAVVYDPLREELFTASRGEGAQLNGKRIRVTPRRGIEGALFGTGIPFRDEHMPYMDAYLQMMQALIPGSAGIRRAGSAALDLAYVAAGRLDGFWEFGLNSWDMAAGVLLIEEAGGLVSDFNGNANHMKNGNIVAANPRLFKAMLQKIRPFVPDDLI; this is encoded by the coding sequence GTGCACCCGATGTTGAATATCGCGGTCCGCGCGGCGCGTGATGCCGGTTTTATCATCGCCCGTAACGCGGACAAGGTCGACACCCTGACCATTACCGAAAAAGCCGACAACGATTTTGTCAGCGAGGTGGATCGACGTGCCGAACAGGCGATCATCCGTACCCTGCACAAGGCCTATCCGGACCACAGTATCCTGGCCGAGGAAAGCGGCAGCCATGCCGGCAACGACTACGAATGGGTTATCGATCCGCTCGACGGCACCACCAACTTTGTGCACAACTTCCCGCAATACGCGGTCTCCATCGCCCTGCGCCATAAAAACCGGCTGGAGCAGGCGGTCGTCTACGATCCCCTGCGCGAGGAGCTGTTCACCGCCAGCCGGGGTGAAGGTGCCCAGCTCAACGGCAAACGTATCCGGGTCACGCCCCGACGCGGGATCGAAGGCGCCCTGTTCGGCACCGGCATTCCCTTTCGGGACGAGCATATGCCCTACATGGACGCCTATCTGCAGATGATGCAGGCGCTGATCCCCGGCAGCGCCGGCATCCGGCGCGCCGGCTCGGCCGCGCTGGATCTGGCTTATGTGGCCGCCGGTCGCCTGGACGGTTTCTGGGAATTCGGTCTTAACAGCTGGGACATGGCCGCCGGCGTGCTGCTCATCGAGGAGGCCGGCGGATTGGTCAGCGATTTCAACGGCAATGCCAACCATATGAAAAACGGCAATATCGTCGCCGCCAACCCCCGCCTGTTCAAGGCCATGCTGCAGAAAATTCGCCCCTTCGTCCCCGACGACCTCATTTGA
- the secF gene encoding protein translocase subunit SecF — translation MQIFQNTNYDFTGKRRYAVFLSAALLILAIASLATRGLNFGLDFTGGTLLEVGYSEPVELGEVRSAIERAGYDNAVVQHFGSSRDVMIRLAPEEGQLNATLSDDILKALKAENESVEMRRQEFVGPQVGEELRDDGGLAMLIALAFILIYVMARFEWRFAVGSIAALIHDVVIVIGFFSITQMDFDLTVLAAVLAVIGYSLNDTIVVFDRIRENFLRMRKSQPTEVINTSLNQTLSRTIITSLTTLLVVLAMFFLGGELIHSFATALLVGIIIGTYSSIYVASSVALALNVNSANLIPVEKEGADQPGQQL, via the coding sequence ATGCAGATTTTCCAGAACACGAACTATGACTTTACCGGCAAGCGCCGCTACGCGGTATTTCTGTCGGCGGCACTGCTTATTCTTGCCATTGCCTCACTGGCGACACGCGGACTGAATTTCGGTCTCGATTTTACCGGCGGTACGCTGTTGGAAGTCGGCTATAGTGAACCGGTGGAACTCGGCGAAGTCCGTAGCGCGATTGAGCGCGCCGGCTACGATAATGCCGTGGTGCAGCACTTTGGCAGTTCCCGCGATGTCATGATTCGTCTGGCCCCGGAAGAGGGGCAGCTCAATGCGACCCTGAGTGACGATATTCTCAAGGCATTAAAAGCGGAGAATGAGTCGGTCGAGATGCGCCGTCAGGAATTTGTCGGTCCCCAGGTCGGCGAAGAGCTGCGCGATGACGGCGGGCTGGCGATGTTGATCGCGCTGGCCTTTATTCTGATCTATGTCATGGCCCGTTTTGAATGGCGCTTTGCAGTCGGTTCCATTGCCGCACTGATTCACGATGTGGTGATCGTGATCGGTTTTTTCTCTATCACCCAGATGGACTTCGATTTGACTGTGCTGGCGGCAGTGCTTGCCGTGATCGGCTACTCGCTGAACGATACCATCGTGGTATTTGATCGTATCCGGGAAAATTTCCTGCGCATGCGCAAGAGCCAGCCGACGGAAGTCATCAATACCTCGCTGAACCAGACCCTGTCACGTACCATTATTACCTCATTGACGACGTTGCTGGTGGTGCTGGCGATGTTTTTCCTCGGCGGCGAATTGATCCACTCCTTTGCCACGGCACTGCTGGTGGGTATTATTATCGGAACCTACTCTTCAATCTATGTCGCCAGCAGCGTTGCTCTGGCGCTCAATGTCAACAGCGCCAACCTGATTCCGGTGGAAAAAGAGGGCGCCGATCAACCCGGCCAGCAATTGTAA
- the secD gene encoding protein translocase subunit SecD: MLNQYPLWKYLLILLILLTGLVYALPNVYGTDPSIQISATGENQIDSAAQHRVRELLEGNEIPYSRITLDEQGLLVRFGGVEEQLKANDILRSGLGDNYVAAMNLAPAAPSWLTGLGALPMYLGLDLRGGLHFLMEVDTDTVMEQTYEDLSNELRTVLREAKVRYQSVIQKDEALELRFPGAEEREAGEAAISAERRDLQLIEEERGGAFYLLASLTDSAITEIKKAAVKQNITTLRNRINELGVAEPIVQRQGDERVVIQLPGVQDSAQVKTVISATATLEFRLVDVENDVRAAQRGRVPFGSRLYEERSGDPVLLKKRVIITGERITNATSGFDQETGSPAVFVNLDGAGASRMASVTKQNIGKPMAVVFIEYKPETVLEDGEEKVVTRKVEEVINVATIQGVFSKRFQITGLEPNESSNLALLLRAGALAAPIRIIEERTIGPSLGKDNIEKGTSSVIIGMILVLAFMAFWYRGFGLVANVALVVNLVLIVAVLSMLQATLTLPGIAGIVLTVGMAVDANVLIFERIREELQNGNSPQASISAGYAKALSTIADANITTLIAAVVLFVFGTGPIKGFAITLSIGILTSMFTAIMGTRAIVNLAVAGKKLRKLSI, encoded by the coding sequence ATGCTCAATCAGTACCCACTCTGGAAATACCTTCTGATCCTGTTGATTCTGCTGACAGGCCTTGTTTACGCCTTGCCCAATGTTTATGGCACCGACCCGTCGATCCAGATCTCCGCCACCGGCGAAAATCAGATCGACAGCGCGGCGCAGCACCGGGTTCGGGAATTGCTGGAAGGCAATGAGATTCCCTACAGCCGAATTACACTGGATGAACAGGGTTTGTTGGTACGGTTTGGTGGTGTCGAGGAGCAGCTCAAGGCGAACGACATTCTTCGCTCGGGACTGGGCGACAATTATGTTGCGGCGATGAACCTGGCACCGGCGGCGCCGTCCTGGCTGACCGGGCTTGGCGCGTTGCCGATGTATCTGGGACTGGACTTGCGCGGCGGTTTGCACTTTCTGATGGAAGTGGATACCGACACGGTGATGGAGCAGACTTACGAGGATCTGAGCAATGAGCTGCGCACTGTTCTGCGTGAGGCGAAAGTTCGCTATCAGTCGGTAATACAAAAAGACGAGGCACTGGAACTGCGCTTTCCCGGTGCCGAAGAGCGTGAGGCGGGCGAGGCCGCCATCAGTGCCGAACGGCGCGACCTGCAGCTGATCGAAGAGGAACGTGGCGGTGCTTTTTATCTTCTCGCCAGCCTGACGGACAGTGCGATAACGGAGATCAAAAAAGCAGCGGTCAAGCAGAACATCACAACCCTGCGTAACCGTATCAACGAACTGGGCGTGGCCGAACCGATTGTCCAGCGTCAGGGTGATGAGCGGGTCGTTATTCAGTTGCCGGGGGTACAGGACAGTGCCCAGGTCAAGACTGTCATCAGTGCTACCGCAACACTGGAGTTCCGGCTCGTCGATGTGGAAAATGACGTGCGTGCGGCGCAGCGGGGCCGGGTTCCCTTTGGTTCACGACTCTATGAAGAGCGTAGCGGCGATCCGGTTTTGCTCAAAAAGCGGGTGATCATTACCGGCGAGCGCATCACCAATGCCACCTCCGGGTTCGATCAGGAGACCGGTTCCCCGGCGGTGTTTGTCAATCTGGACGGCGCCGGTGCCAGCCGCATGGCCAGCGTCACCAAGCAGAACATCGGTAAGCCGATGGCGGTGGTCTTCATCGAATACAAGCCCGAAACGGTCCTTGAGGATGGTGAAGAGAAAGTCGTTACCCGCAAGGTCGAGGAAGTGATCAATGTGGCGACCATCCAGGGCGTGTTCAGCAAGCGTTTTCAGATTACCGGTCTTGAGCCGAATGAATCCAGCAATCTGGCCCTGCTGCTGCGCGCCGGGGCGTTGGCCGCACCGATCCGGATCATCGAAGAGCGCACCATCGGTCCCAGCCTGGGTAAAGACAATATCGAGAAGGGCACCAGCTCGGTCATCATCGGCATGATCCTGGTACTGGCCTTCATGGCCTTCTGGTATCGCGGCTTCGGCCTGGTCGCCAATGTAGCGCTGGTGGTGAACCTGGTGCTGATCGTGGCGGTGCTGTCCATGTTGCAGGCCACGCTGACCCTGCCGGGGATCGCCGGGATTGTGTTGACCGTGGGGATGGCGGTCGATGCCAATGTGTTAATCTTCGAGCGTATCCGCGAGGAGTTACAAAATGGCAATTCGCCCCAGGCCTCGATCAGTGCCGGCTATGCCAAGGCGCTGTCGACCATTGCCGATGCCAATATCACGACCCTGATCGCCGCTGTGGTGCTGTTTGTCTTTGGTACCGGTCCGATCAAGGGGTTTGCCATTACCCTGTCGATCGGGATCTTGACCTCCATGTTTACCGCCATCATGGGGACCCGGGCCATCGTCAATCTGGCGGTTGCGGGCAAGAAACTGCGCAAACTGTCTATTTAG
- the yajC gene encoding preprotein translocase subunit YajC encodes MSFFISDAMAQAAPAAQEPNIMSQLIFFVGIFVIFYFLLIRPQQKRAKEHRNLVSALSRGDEVVTNGGLAGKVTEVGDEYVNLELADNIEVKLQKQSVVNVLPKGTLKTINKE; translated from the coding sequence ATGAGCTTTTTCATCTCCGATGCCATGGCCCAGGCGGCGCCGGCAGCCCAGGAACCCAACATCATGTCGCAGCTGATCTTCTTTGTCGGGATTTTCGTGATTTTCTATTTTTTGCTGATCCGCCCGCAGCAAAAACGCGCCAAGGAACATCGTAACCTCGTGTCCGCGCTGTCCAGGGGTGACGAGGTGGTGACCAATGGCGGCCTGGCGGGTAAAGTGACCGAAGTGGGCGACGAATATGTCAACCTGGAACTGGCCGATAACATCGAGGTCAAATTGCAAAAGCAATCTGTGGTCAACGTGTTGCCCAAAGGTACCCTGAAGACCATCAACAAAGAATAA
- the tgt gene encoding tRNA guanosine(34) transglycosylase Tgt, whose protein sequence is MKFELLQSDGEARRGRLTFDRGTVETPAFMPVGTYGTVKAMTPEELRELGAEIVLGNTFHLMLRPGTEVIEAHGDLHDFMHWDGPILTDSGGFQVWSLGKLRKISEAGVDFASPVDGSRIFMGPEESMAVQRVLGSDIVMVFDECTPYPAAEEEARVSMELSLRWAARCKTAHGSHPAALFGIVQGGMYESLRRESLDGLMQIGFDGYAIGGLSVGEPKEDMLRILDYLGPRMPVDTPRYLMGVGKPEDLVEGVRRGIDMFDCVMPTRNARNGFLFTSTGLLRIRNSQFRPDTRPLDETCDCYTCRHYSRAYLRHLDKTGEILGARLNTLHNLHYYQQLMAQLRAAIAAEDLAGFVADFYDKRSQAVPAMS, encoded by the coding sequence GTGAAATTTGAGTTATTACAATCCGATGGCGAGGCCCGGCGCGGGCGGTTGACGTTTGATCGGGGAACCGTGGAGACGCCGGCTTTCATGCCGGTGGGGACGTACGGCACGGTCAAGGCGATGACACCGGAGGAGTTGCGCGAACTGGGTGCGGAGATCGTGCTGGGCAATACCTTCCATCTGATGCTGCGCCCCGGTACCGAAGTGATCGAGGCGCATGGCGATCTGCATGACTTCATGCACTGGGACGGGCCGATTCTGACCGATTCGGGCGGCTTTCAGGTCTGGAGCCTGGGCAAGTTGCGCAAGATTTCCGAGGCGGGGGTCGATTTTGCCTCGCCGGTGGACGGCAGCAGGATCTTCATGGGGCCGGAGGAGTCGATGGCGGTACAACGGGTGCTGGGCTCGGATATCGTGATGGTCTTTGATGAATGCACCCCTTATCCGGCGGCCGAAGAGGAAGCGCGGGTTTCGATGGAACTGTCGTTGCGCTGGGCCGCGCGCTGCAAGACGGCCCATGGGAGCCATCCCGCGGCGTTGTTCGGCATTGTGCAGGGCGGCATGTACGAATCGCTGCGCCGGGAATCACTCGACGGCCTGATGCAGATTGGCTTTGATGGCTATGCCATCGGCGGGTTGTCGGTGGGCGAGCCCAAGGAGGATATGCTGCGGATTCTGGACTATCTGGGCCCGCGGATGCCGGTCGATACGCCCCGTTATCTGATGGGGGTGGGCAAGCCGGAGGACCTGGTCGAAGGGGTGCGCCGGGGTATCGATATGTTCGATTGCGTGATGCCGACCCGCAACGCCCGCAACGGTTTTTTGTTCACCTCTACGGGGCTGCTGCGCATTCGCAACAGCCAGTTTCGCCCCGACACCCGGCCGCTGGACGAGACATGTGACTGCTATACCTGTCGCCATTACAGCCGGGCCTATCTGCGCCATCTGGACAAGACCGGCGAGATCCTCGGTGCCCGGCTCAATACCCTGCACAACCTGCACTACTATCAGCAGCTTATGGCACAGCTGCGCGCGGCGATCGCGGCGGAGGATCTGGCCGGATTCGTGGCCGATTTCTATGACAAACGCTCGCAAGCGGTGCCGGCTATGTCATAA
- the queA gene encoding tRNA preQ1(34) S-adenosylmethionine ribosyltransferase-isomerase QueA, with protein sequence MRRQDFHFDLPEELIAQVPAAQRRDSRLLCLEGATGEIADRQFAQLPELLQPGDLLVMNDTRVIPARLFGRKETGGQIEVLVERLLDDHALLAHVRASKSPKAGTTLYLNDTVSATVLGREGDLFRLRLADRDDPQRPLLTILDELGHMPLPPYIRRADDRADRERYQTVFARRPGAVAAPTAGLHFDEAMLAQLAAQGIETAWVTLHVGAGTFQPVRVEEIREHHMHAEWVEVNETVCQQVEQTRQRGGRVIAVGTTSVRCLESAARDGHLRPFTGDTDIFIYPGYEFQIVDGLITNFHLPESTLLMLVCAFAGYDNVMRAYRHAVEQRYRFFSYGDAMYLIRK encoded by the coding sequence ATGCGACGCCAGGATTTTCATTTTGATCTGCCCGAGGAGCTGATTGCCCAGGTTCCCGCCGCACAGCGACGGGACAGCCGTTTGCTGTGCCTGGAAGGCGCGACTGGTGAGATAGCGGATCGGCAGTTTGCCCAGTTGCCGGAGCTGCTACAGCCTGGCGATCTGCTGGTGATGAACGATACCCGGGTGATTCCGGCGCGGCTGTTCGGGCGTAAGGAAACCGGCGGACAGATCGAGGTGCTGGTGGAACGCTTGCTCGATGACCATGCCTTACTGGCTCACGTGCGTGCCAGTAAAAGCCCGAAGGCGGGCACCACCCTGTACCTGAACGATACCGTGAGCGCGACAGTACTGGGACGTGAGGGGGATCTGTTTCGCCTGCGGCTCGCCGATCGCGACGATCCCCAGCGCCCCTTGCTGACGATACTGGATGAGCTGGGACACATGCCGCTGCCACCCTATATTCGTCGCGCCGATGACAGGGCAGACCGGGAGCGTTATCAGACCGTCTTTGCCCGCCGCCCCGGCGCGGTGGCCGCGCCCACCGCCGGACTCCATTTTGATGAGGCCATGCTGGCCCAGCTGGCGGCGCAGGGGATCGAGACCGCCTGGGTCACGCTGCATGTCGGTGCCGGTACCTTTCAGCCGGTGCGGGTGGAGGAAATTCGCGAACACCACATGCACGCCGAATGGGTCGAGGTGAACGAGACCGTTTGCCAGCAGGTTGAACAGACCCGCCAGCGAGGCGGGCGGGTGATTGCGGTGGGCACGACCAGCGTGCGCTGCCTGGAATCGGCGGCACGCGACGGCCACCTGCGGCCGTTTACTGGCGATACTGACATCTTTATCTATCCGGGCTACGAGTTTCAGATCGTCGACGGGCTGATCACCAACTTCCATCTGCCCGAATCGACCCTGCTGATGCTGGTCTGCGCCTTCGCCGGTTACGACAACGTCATGCGCGCCTACCGCCACGCCGTCGAACAGCGCTACCGCTTCTTCAGCTACGGCGATGCGATGTACCTGATCCGGAAGTAG
- the pgi gene encoding glucose-6-phosphate isomerase, protein MDSAPVSRTALPAWQALQQHAKTIESVHMRELFDSEPDRFARFSLTLDDLLLDYSKNRITDETRAQLLELAGQCELPAWIERMYSGEAINHTEQRAVLHTALRDPESGPIRVEGEDVLPQVQAVLAQMRELSDAIRSRQWRGYTGQPITDVVNIGVGGSDLGPVMACEALRPYAIHDLRMHFVSNVDENHILDTLEAIKPETTLFIIVSKSFTTQDTLVNAKTARKWFRQIAGDESAIDRHFIAVSDNVPAAVEFGIPESNIFRMWDWVGGRYSMWSAVGLSIAISVGMDHFEAMLQGACDMDRHFRSAPLEQNMPVILGLLGIWHNNFLGTQTYAVLPYDQHLKYLPDYLRQMDMESNGKSVDRQGNPITDYETGPVLFGQLGITGQHAFYQLMHQGTKLIPADILAPITSLHCIRDHHRTLMSNVFAQTEAFMRGKTETEARADMQAQGLDAAEIERLLPYRVFPGNKPTNTILFRTLDPRTLGRLIALYEHKVFVQGVIWDINSFDQWGVELGKQLADKILPELADNDPIDSHDTSTNGLINYYKALRPDK, encoded by the coding sequence ATGGACTCCGCCCCCGTATCCCGTACCGCTCTGCCAGCCTGGCAGGCCCTGCAGCAGCACGCCAAAACCATTGAATCGGTTCACATGCGCGAGCTGTTCGACAGCGAACCGGACCGCTTTGCCCGTTTCTCGCTGACGCTGGATGATCTGCTTCTGGATTATTCCAAGAACCGGATCACCGACGAGACGCGGGCGCAGTTGCTGGAACTGGCCGGGCAGTGCGAATTGCCGGCGTGGATTGAGCGCATGTACAGCGGCGAGGCGATCAACCATACCGAGCAGCGTGCCGTGCTGCACACGGCGCTGCGCGATCCCGAGTCGGGGCCGATCCGGGTCGAGGGGGAGGATGTTCTGCCCCAGGTTCAGGCGGTGCTGGCGCAGATGCGCGAGCTGAGCGACGCCATCCGTTCCCGGCAGTGGCGGGGCTATACCGGCCAGCCGATCACCGATGTGGTGAACATCGGGGTGGGCGGTTCGGATCTGGGGCCGGTAATGGCCTGCGAGGCCCTGCGGCCGTACGCCATCCACGATCTGCGCATGCATTTTGTCTCCAATGTGGACGAGAACCACATTCTCGACACGCTGGAAGCGATCAAGCCCGAAACCACCCTGTTTATTATCGTCTCCAAGAGCTTTACCACGCAGGATACCCTGGTCAACGCCAAAACCGCGCGCAAATGGTTCCGCCAGATCGCCGGGGACGAGAGCGCCATCGATCGCCATTTTATCGCGGTCAGTGATAACGTCCCCGCCGCCGTGGAATTCGGTATTCCCGAGTCCAACATCTTTCGCATGTGGGACTGGGTTGGTGGTCGCTATTCCATGTGGTCGGCGGTGGGGCTGAGTATCGCCATTTCGGTGGGCATGGATCATTTCGAGGCCATGTTGCAGGGCGCCTGCGATATGGATCGCCATTTTCGTAGTGCGCCGCTGGAACAGAATATGCCGGTGATCCTGGGCCTGCTCGGTATCTGGCACAACAATTTTCTCGGTACCCAGACCTATGCCGTATTACCCTATGATCAGCACCTCAAATACCTGCCCGATTATCTGCGCCAGATGGACATGGAGAGCAACGGCAAGAGCGTCGATCGCCAGGGCAACCCCATCACCGATTACGAGACCGGTCCGGTACTGTTCGGTCAGCTGGGGATTACCGGCCAGCACGCCTTCTATCAACTGATGCACCAGGGCACCAAACTGATCCCGGCGGACATCCTCGCCCCGATCACCAGCCTGCACTGCATTCGCGATCACCACCGCACCCTGATGTCCAACGTCTTCGCCCAGACCGAAGCCTTCATGCGCGGCAAGACCGAGACCGAGGCGCGCGCCGACATGCAGGCCCAGGGACTGGACGCGGCGGAGATCGAACGGTTGTTACCCTATCGCGTGTTCCCCGGTAACAAACCGACCAACACCATTTTGTTCCGCACTCTCGATCCCCGTACCCTTGGACGGTTGATTGCCCTCTACGAACACAAGGTGTTCGTGCAGGGTGTGATCTGGGACATCAACTCCTTCGATCAATGGGGCGTGGAACTGGGGAAACAACTGGCGGACAAAATCCTGCCGGAACTGGCCGACAACGACCCGATCGACAGCCACGATACCTCGACCAATGGCCTCATCAACTACTACAAGGCGTTGCGTCCGGATAAATAA